One segment of Panthera uncia isolate 11264 chromosome A3 unlocalized genomic scaffold, Puncia_PCG_1.0 HiC_scaffold_12, whole genome shotgun sequence DNA contains the following:
- the VAMP5 gene encoding vesicle-associated membrane protein 5: protein MAGKELERCQRQADEVTEIMLNNFDKVLERDGKLAELEQRSDQLLDMSSAFSKTTKTLAQKKSWENIRCRIYLGLVVGGGLLVILIVLLAIFLPQSSEGSSAPQAQDAGAASGPGD, encoded by the exons GCAGGGAAAGAGTTGGAACGGTGCCAGCGGCAGGCGGACGAGGTGACGGAAATCATGCTCAACAACTTCGACAAGGTCCTGGAGCGCGATGGAAAACTGGCAGAGCTGGAGCAGCGTTCTGACCAACTCCTGGACATG AGCTCAGCCTTCAGCAAGACAACCAAGACCCTGGCCCAGAAGAAGAGCTGGGAGAACATCCGATGCCGGATCTACTTGGGGCTGGTGGTGGGTGGCGGCCTGCTCGTCATCCTGATTGTGCTCCTGGCCATCTTTCTCCCACAGAGCAGTGAGGGCAGCAGTGCCCCACAGGCCCAGGATGCAGGCGCTGCCTCAGGGCCTGGGGACTGA
- the RNF181 gene encoding E3 ubiquitin-protein ligase RNF181: MASYFDEHDCEPLDSEQQARTNMLLELARSLFNRMDFEDLGLVVDWEHHLPPPAAKAVVENLPRRVIRGSQAELKCPVCLLEFEEEETAIEMPCHHLFHSSCILPWLSKTNSCPLCRHELPTDDDTYEEHRRDKARKQQQKHRLENLHGAMYT; this comes from the exons ATGGCGTCCTATTTCGATGAACACGACTGCGAGCCGTTGGATTCCGAGCAGCAGGCCCGAACCAATATGCTGCTGGAGCTCGCAAG GTCACTTTTCAATAGGATGGACTTTGAAGACTTGGGGTTGGTAGTAGATTGGGAACATCACCTGCCTCCACCTGCTGCCAAAGCTGTGGTTGAGAACCTTCCTAGGAGAGTCATCAGGGGCTCTCAGGCCG AGCTCAAGTGCCCCGTGTGTCTTTTGGAATTTGAGGAGGAGGAGACTGCCATTGAGATGCCTTGCCATCACCTCTTCCATTCCAGCTGCATTCTGCCCTGGCTAAGCAAG ACAAATTCCTGCCCCTTGTGCCGCCATGAGCTGCCCACTGATGATGACACTTACGAGGAACATAGACGAGATAAG GCTCGCAAGCAGCAGCAAAAGCACCGACTTGAGAACCTCCATGGAGCCATGTACACATGA
- the TMEM150A gene encoding transmembrane protein 150A isoform X3 has translation MTAWILLPVSLSAFSITGLWTVYAMAVMNRHACPVENWSYNESCSPDPAEQGGPKTCCTLDDVPLISKCGTYPPESCLFSLIGNMGAFMVALICLLRYGQLLEQSRHSWVNTTTLITGCTNAAGLVVVGNFQVDHAKSLHYIGTGVAFSAGLLFVCLHCALCYHGATAPQDLAMAYVRIVLAAIAFVTLILSAVFFMHESSQLQHGAALCEWVFVIDILIFYGTFSYEFGAVSSETLVAALQPAPGRAAKSSGSGRTSTHLTCAPESIAMI, from the exons ATGACCGCCTGGATCCTCCTTCCTGTCAGCTTGTCAGCATTCTCTATCACTGGCCTATGGACTGT GTATGCCATGGCCGTGATGAACCGCCACGCATGCCCTGTGGAGAACTG GTCCTACAACGAGTCCTGCTCTCCTGACCCCGCTGAACAAGGGGGCCCCAAGACTTGCTGCACCCTGGATGATGTCCCCCTCATCAG caagtGTGGCACATATCCCCCAGAGAGCTGCCTCTTCAGCCTCATTGGCAACATGGGTGCTTTCATGG TGGCTCTGATCTGCCTGCTGCGCTACGGGCAGCTCCTGGAGCAGAGTCGTCATTCCTGGGTCAACACCACAACACTCATCACAGGCTGCACCAACGCTGCGGGCCTTGTGGTGGTCGGCAACTTCCAG GTGGATCATGCTAAGTCTCTGCACTACATCGGAACTGGTGTGGCCTTCTCCGCCGGGCTGCTCTTTGTCTGCCTGCACTGTGCCCTCTGCTACCACGGGGCCACCGCCCCCCAGGACCTGGCTATGGCCTACGTGCGGATTGTGCTGGCAGCCATCGCCTTTGTCACCCTGATCCTCA GTGCGGTCTTCTTTATGCACGAGAGCTCTCAGCTGCAGCATGGGGCAGCCCTGTGCGAGTGGGTGTTTGTCATTGACATCCTCATTTTCTACGGCACTTTCAGCTATGAGTTCGGAGCAGTGTCGTCAGAGACGCTGGTGGCTGCGCTGCAGCCTGCCCCTGGCCGGGCCGCCAAGTCCTCTGGGAGCGGTCGCACCTCCACTCACCTCACCTGTGCCCCCGAAAGCATCGCCATGATCTGA
- the TMEM150A gene encoding transmembrane protein 150A isoform X1 → MDCVCHGRDEPPRMPCGELVWRTLQTASLQSSLHLCSLLGRGCCEQASWRPWPSLLLADTGNACPSPGMTSSPSTYFPPSLHPFGICLSPVLGGGLSCPCQENTGRVVSEKLEGTGWENPFPPVYSLSCLPGPTTSPALLTPLNKGAPRLAAPWMMSPSSVALICLLRYGQLLEQSRHSWVNTTTLITGCTNAAGLVVVGNFQVDHAKSLHYIGTGVAFSAGLLFVCLHCALCYHGATAPQDLAMAYVRIVLAAIAFVTLILSAVFFMHESSQLQHGAALCEWVFVIDILIFYGTFSYEFGAVSSETLVAALQPAPGRAAKSSGSGRTSTHLTCAPESIAMI, encoded by the exons ATGGACTGT GTATGCCATGGCCGTGATGAACCGCCACGCATGCCCTGTGGAGAACTGGTATGGCGCACTCTGCAGACAGCCTCCCTCCAAAGCTCCCTTCATCTCTGCTCCCTCTTGGGTCGGGGCTGTTGTGAGCAAGCCAGTTGGAGACCCTGGCCCTCACTGCTCTTAGCTGACACTGGCaatgcctgcccctccccaggcatGACTTCAAGCCCATCCACCTATTTCCCACCATCCCTTCACCCCTTTGGCATCTGTCTCAGTCCAGTTCTGGGAGGTGGGCTCTCCTGCCCCTGCCAAGAGAATACTGGGAGGGTAGTCTCTGAGAAGCTGGAGGGTACAGGCTGGGAGAACCCCTTTCCCCCAGTCTACTCTCTGTCCTGCCTGCCAGGTCCTACAACGAGTCCTGCTCTCCTGACCCCGCTGAACAAGGGGGCCCCAAGACTTGCTGCACCCTGGATGATGTCCCCCTCATCAG TGGCTCTGATCTGCCTGCTGCGCTACGGGCAGCTCCTGGAGCAGAGTCGTCATTCCTGGGTCAACACCACAACACTCATCACAGGCTGCACCAACGCTGCGGGCCTTGTGGTGGTCGGCAACTTCCAG GTGGATCATGCTAAGTCTCTGCACTACATCGGAACTGGTGTGGCCTTCTCCGCCGGGCTGCTCTTTGTCTGCCTGCACTGTGCCCTCTGCTACCACGGGGCCACCGCCCCCCAGGACCTGGCTATGGCCTACGTGCGGATTGTGCTGGCAGCCATCGCCTTTGTCACCCTGATCCTCA GTGCGGTCTTCTTTATGCACGAGAGCTCTCAGCTGCAGCATGGGGCAGCCCTGTGCGAGTGGGTGTTTGTCATTGACATCCTCATTTTCTACGGCACTTTCAGCTATGAGTTCGGAGCAGTGTCGTCAGAGACGCTGGTGGCTGCGCTGCAGCCTGCCCCTGGCCGGGCCGCCAAGTCCTCTGGGAGCGGTCGCACCTCCACTCACCTCACCTGTGCCCCCGAAAGCATCGCCATGATCTGA
- the TMEM150A gene encoding transmembrane protein 150A isoform X2, producing the protein MTAWILLPVSLSAFSITGLWTVYAMAVMNRHACPVENWSYNESCSPDPAEQGGPKTCCTLDDVPLISKCGTYPPESCLFSLIGNMGAFMVALICLLRYGQLLEQSRHSWVNTTTLITGCTNAAGLVVVGNFQVDHAKSLHYIGTGVAFSAGLLFVCLHCALCYHGATAPQDLAMAYVRIVLAAIAFVTLILSILPGQGSQELILYLSLSPPKTWGGGWGALWGWRRAWYTYIQKILPGVVSYLPSQEVRPGSWPQPSYLSRKVGVSTGFHTSY; encoded by the exons ATGACCGCCTGGATCCTCCTTCCTGTCAGCTTGTCAGCATTCTCTATCACTGGCCTATGGACTGT GTATGCCATGGCCGTGATGAACCGCCACGCATGCCCTGTGGAGAACTG GTCCTACAACGAGTCCTGCTCTCCTGACCCCGCTGAACAAGGGGGCCCCAAGACTTGCTGCACCCTGGATGATGTCCCCCTCATCAG caagtGTGGCACATATCCCCCAGAGAGCTGCCTCTTCAGCCTCATTGGCAACATGGGTGCTTTCATGG TGGCTCTGATCTGCCTGCTGCGCTACGGGCAGCTCCTGGAGCAGAGTCGTCATTCCTGGGTCAACACCACAACACTCATCACAGGCTGCACCAACGCTGCGGGCCTTGTGGTGGTCGGCAACTTCCAG GTGGATCATGCTAAGTCTCTGCACTACATCGGAACTGGTGTGGCCTTCTCCGCCGGGCTGCTCTTTGTCTGCCTGCACTGTGCCCTCTGCTACCACGGGGCCACCGCCCCCCAGGACCTGGCTATGGCCTACGTGCGGATTGTGCTGGCAGCCATCGCCTTTGTCACCCTGATCCTCAGTATCCTTCCAGGACAGGGCAGCCAGGAACTAATCCTCTATCTCAGCCTTTCCCCACCcaagacctggggtggggggtggggggcgttgTGGGGTTGGAGGAGAGCTTGGTACACATATATCCAGAAAATACTGCCTGGTGTGGTTTCCTACTTACCCTCCCAGGAGGTGAGACCTGGTTCTTGGCCCCAGCCTAGTTATCTATCTAGGAAGGTAGGAGTGTCAACAGGCTTCCACACATCCTACTGA
- the CA3H2orf68 gene encoding UPF0561 protein C2orf68 homolog, with product MESTPDPGPGLCCKPGGRLDMSHGFVHHIRRNQLARDDYDKKVKQAAKEKARRRHTPAPTRPRKPDLQVYLPRHRDGSTHPSNPDCEESGESSSSGSSEPEPSGHQLFCLEYEADSGEVTSVIVYQDDDPGRVSEEVSAHTPLDPPLREALKFRIQEEIAKRQSRH from the exons ATGGAATCGACGCCGGATCCCGGGCCGGGACTCTGCTGCAAGCCGGGCGGGCGTCTGGACATGAGCCACGGCTTCGTGCACCACATCCGACGGAACCAACTCGCCCG GGACGACTATGACAAGAAGGTGAAACAAGCAGCCAAGGAGAAGGCGAGGAGGCGGCACACGCCGGCGCCGACGCGGCCCCGAAAGCCCGACCTGCAGGTGTACCTGCCGCGACACCGAG ATGGCTCTACCCACCCAAGCAATCCAGACTGTGAGGAATCCGGTGAAAGCAGCAGTAGTGGCAGCTCCGAGCCAGAGCCTTCTGGCCATCAGCTCTTCTGTTTAGAATATGAGGCAGACAGCGGAGAGGTCACCTCAGTTATCGTGTATCAG GACGATGATCCAGGAAGGGTGAGTGAGGAGGTGTCAGCACACACGCCTCTGGACCCACCCCTGCGAGAGGCCCTCAAGTTTCGCATCCAGGAGGAGATTGCAAAGCGCCAGAGCCGACATTGA